One Candidatus Binatia bacterium genomic region harbors:
- a CDS encoding TIGR00730 family Rossman fold protein: MKKAKLNREGRKLRVTVYAASSRQSPKSFLAAGRAVGQGLAERGHILVYGGATVGVMGALAAGALAAGGRVEGVILDEFSSVAHPDLHELETVATMRARKAGLADRGDAFIALPGALGTLEELSEILVERQLGFHAKPIYLLNPDGFWTHLLSFLDRQVEDGILAPENREIAQVFPDVETLFAALDAEMPPAAGVGPAPPSPAAR, translated from the coding sequence ATGAAAAAGGCAAAGCTGAATCGCGAGGGACGGAAACTGAGGGTGACTGTCTACGCAGCTTCTTCGCGCCAATCACCGAAATCCTTTCTGGCGGCCGGCCGCGCCGTGGGGCAAGGGCTGGCGGAGAGGGGACATATTCTTGTTTATGGAGGCGCTACAGTCGGCGTGATGGGGGCTTTGGCCGCTGGCGCCCTGGCAGCAGGAGGCCGGGTCGAGGGTGTGATTCTGGACGAGTTTTCCTCGGTGGCGCATCCCGATCTCCACGAGTTGGAAACTGTTGCGACGATGCGGGCACGCAAGGCGGGGCTCGCTGATCGCGGCGATGCTTTTATCGCGCTGCCCGGAGCCCTCGGGACGCTCGAAGAACTCAGTGAGATTTTGGTCGAGCGACAATTGGGATTTCACGCCAAGCCGATTTATTTGCTGAATCCGGACGGTTTCTGGACGCATCTCCTCTCTTTTCTCGATCGACAGGTCGAGGACGGAATCCTGGCTCCCGAGAATCGGGAGATCGCGCAGGTTTTTCCCGACGTCGAGACGCTTTTCGCGGCTTTGGATGCGGAGATGCCGCCTGCCGCGGGAGTCGGGCCGGCACCACCGTCGCCCGCGGCCAGATAA
- a CDS encoding sulfatase has product MSKKNLISATSLLSTLLALGSCTTEPAKPLGVDSVAMQGEAGDNLRRAPLYRLMEWMHSGPIAAGDLTCAIGNEIRPSLGCLPAIALFSGPLPPEEQGEIRMSLPIPQPLQKQSLILERTTKKRSDLDWRGLAPQYVRKDVASYEFESAATDDELLQIWARPLPPNLRHYRTRPRRIPSGATLQVGVGIAPVASAVGAAPVRMWLKVENAAGQHTLLDTRLSPATATTWQDHELDLQAYAGEEVSFHFISEVVGGRDTENFSAPLWGAPIVVAPVENSGPPSIIVISLDTLRSDYVGIEKQGHRLTPELDRFRETGAVFQNAMTTYPSTTGSHMSLFTGVYPATHETIHARKTLPNAIPTMAETLAYHGYATAAVTENAMLNAGSGFLRGFDSYQEQKGDDVWSTEGSIEKTFTDALSWLKAHEDERFFLFIHTYQVHFPYTPPERHNHFRKNLKGKLPKEKLARQAFWSEAGYAGEVLYMDAEVGSLLTALESLVDLENTIIVITSDHGEEFAEHGHIGHAETLHSEVLNIPMSIHYPGQIPPQTRVAAPASLVDILPTLLDFAGLPPEPKAQGVSLRPLIRGEDLAEPRAVYAQNFGKNGQQWAARTIDRKFIFNGSQKVPRQAYDLASDPEEKNPMELSEEDRAASQELIRTYKDWVVEAMTARMLLQSEEQDQAPAKPLDESVANKLRALGYMD; this is encoded by the coding sequence ATGTCCAAGAAGAATCTAATTTCGGCAACTTCCCTGCTGAGCACACTGCTGGCGCTTGGCTCGTGCACGACCGAACCCGCCAAGCCGCTCGGGGTGGACTCGGTGGCCATGCAGGGTGAAGCGGGCGACAACCTCCGGCGCGCCCCGCTCTACAGACTCATGGAATGGATGCATTCCGGTCCGATCGCCGCGGGGGATCTCACGTGCGCGATCGGCAATGAAATTCGCCCCTCGCTGGGCTGCCTGCCGGCAATTGCCTTGTTTTCCGGACCCCTCCCACCCGAAGAACAGGGAGAAATCCGGATGAGCCTGCCCATCCCGCAGCCGCTGCAAAAACAATCCCTCATTCTGGAACGCACAACCAAGAAAAGATCGGATCTGGACTGGAGAGGGCTCGCTCCCCAATACGTCCGCAAGGATGTCGCCAGTTACGAATTCGAATCCGCCGCCACGGACGACGAACTCCTGCAGATCTGGGCCAGGCCGCTGCCGCCCAACCTTCGTCACTACCGCACGCGACCGCGGCGTATTCCATCCGGGGCAACTCTGCAGGTGGGGGTCGGCATCGCTCCAGTCGCGAGTGCGGTCGGTGCCGCGCCGGTTAGGATGTGGCTGAAGGTCGAAAACGCTGCGGGACAGCACACCCTCCTCGATACGCGACTGTCGCCCGCGACGGCAACCACATGGCAGGACCATGAACTGGACCTGCAAGCCTACGCGGGCGAGGAAGTTTCTTTCCATTTCATCAGCGAGGTCGTCGGGGGCCGTGATACGGAAAACTTCAGCGCGCCTCTCTGGGGCGCGCCAATTGTTGTGGCGCCCGTCGAAAATTCGGGCCCACCGAGTATCATCGTGATTTCGCTCGATACCCTGCGTTCGGACTACGTTGGCATCGAAAAACAAGGCCATCGTCTCACGCCGGAACTCGATCGCTTTCGCGAAACCGGTGCCGTCTTCCAAAATGCGATGACCACCTACCCCTCAACCACGGGTTCTCATATGAGCCTGTTCACCGGCGTCTACCCCGCCACGCATGAAACCATCCATGCGCGAAAGACATTGCCCAACGCCATACCGACGATGGCGGAAACCTTGGCCTATCACGGATATGCCACGGCGGCCGTGACCGAAAACGCCATGCTGAATGCGGGCTCCGGATTCCTGCGCGGGTTCGATTCCTACCAGGAGCAAAAGGGCGACGATGTCTGGTCAACGGAGGGCTCCATCGAGAAAACGTTCACGGACGCCCTGTCGTGGCTGAAAGCCCACGAAGACGAGCGATTTTTCTTGTTCATCCACACCTACCAGGTTCATTTTCCCTACACGCCCCCCGAGCGACACAACCATTTCCGCAAAAACCTCAAGGGAAAATTGCCGAAGGAAAAACTCGCTCGGCAAGCCTTCTGGTCCGAGGCAGGCTATGCGGGCGAAGTCCTCTACATGGATGCGGAAGTTGGCTCACTTCTCACCGCACTGGAGTCACTTGTCGATCTCGAGAATACGATCATTGTCATCACCTCAGATCACGGAGAGGAATTCGCCGAGCATGGACATATCGGCCACGCGGAAACTCTGCATAGCGAGGTGCTGAATATTCCGATGAGTATTCATTACCCGGGCCAGATCCCGCCGCAGACTCGCGTCGCAGCACCCGCATCACTTGTCGATATTCTCCCGACGCTGCTCGACTTTGCCGGCCTGCCGCCCGAGCCGAAAGCTCAGGGAGTTTCTTTGCGACCACTTATCCGGGGCGAAGACCTGGCCGAGCCTCGAGCCGTCTACGCGCAGAACTTTGGCAAAAACGGCCAACAATGGGCCGCGCGCACCATCGATCGCAAGTTCATCTTCAACGGAAGTCAAAAGGTGCCGAGACAAGCCTACGATCTCGCCAGCGATCCCGAGGAGAAAAACCCGATGGAGTTGAGCGAAGAAGACCGGGCTGCGAGTCAGGAATTGATCCGCACCTACAAGGATTGGGTAGTCGAGGCCATGACCGCTCGAATGCTGCTGCAGTCGGAGGAGCAAGATCAGGCACCCGCAAAACCACTCGACGAAAGCGTGGCGAACAAGCTGCGCGCACTTGGCTACATGGATTAG
- a CDS encoding glycosyltransferase family 39 protein produces MLDPPKQIFPYRLHPLDRTDLITLFLLLTVFLLTRILWVEGNFAATVYWEEDFRWVAVHEILSGPLRGTLDYQADHYQGGSLLLTLMAAGFTYIFGVGPLAFKMAAIACSTTTLGLLFLVGRKHFGYRTAVLAGLGYLAGPPLVAYWGLVVMGSHGESLIFSLGMLLLFHRLQTTSGRSTGTWLAFGLVAGAGLWFCYTAGLTLAACGLAWLLLYGFPRWREFLAALLGAAVGLIPWFIYNIKYGFRGLDRIFEMFGYLEPIDPWIEMSAGEKLRNLFAQDWLEGLVTPYIEPMSAGLAPALQAGFGIPFACGLILFVYRLLRGGSEGRQRELVYALYGMIFLAIFLGSSFVIALKEGPVTYRFFLPAAVLLSLPVAESASRNFPSHKVLVSIAVAVFLLASSTATGLGATREMLRKKPFSNDFGYQVWGLLSHRKYERNLGEALAETRVVPELMPRLIMVRGIAWGVAFRFEQDGREESVLKAFDEAEKQEIKALIGGYEWTAETRMRGVAEKIIAGEQPPEGPLVLARNRWLLSFVAEERAKRGLQPPPRNWKPVKAYAPEAQ; encoded by the coding sequence ATGCTTGATCCTCCGAAGCAAATATTCCCTTACCGCCTGCACCCTCTCGATCGCACAGACCTGATCACGTTATTCCTTCTCCTCACGGTCTTCCTTCTTACCCGGATTCTCTGGGTCGAGGGGAATTTCGCCGCGACCGTCTATTGGGAAGAAGATTTTCGATGGGTCGCTGTGCACGAGATTCTGAGTGGCCCCCTCCGCGGCACCCTCGACTATCAGGCCGACCACTACCAGGGAGGCTCTCTTCTTCTCACCCTGATGGCGGCCGGGTTCACGTATATATTCGGCGTCGGCCCCCTCGCGTTCAAGATGGCGGCCATCGCCTGCTCGACGACCACCCTCGGACTTCTTTTCCTCGTGGGGCGGAAACATTTCGGCTACCGCACCGCGGTGCTTGCGGGTCTCGGTTATCTCGCCGGGCCACCGCTGGTTGCTTATTGGGGTCTCGTCGTCATGGGCAGTCACGGGGAGTCGCTGATCTTCTCACTCGGCATGCTGCTGCTTTTCCATCGACTGCAGACAACTTCCGGGCGCTCCACTGGAACCTGGCTCGCCTTCGGGCTGGTGGCAGGAGCGGGCCTCTGGTTCTGCTACACAGCCGGCCTCACCCTCGCAGCCTGCGGCCTCGCATGGCTGCTGCTTTACGGCTTCCCGCGCTGGCGTGAATTTCTGGCAGCCCTTTTGGGGGCCGCGGTCGGGCTGATCCCGTGGTTCATCTATAATATCAAGTATGGATTCCGCGGTCTCGACCGAATTTTCGAGATGTTCGGTTATCTGGAACCGATCGATCCCTGGATCGAGATGAGTGCTGGCGAAAAGTTGCGCAATCTTTTCGCACAAGACTGGCTCGAAGGTCTCGTGACGCCCTATATCGAACCCATGTCCGCAGGCCTCGCGCCCGCCCTGCAAGCCGGGTTTGGCATTCCTTTTGCCTGCGGCCTCATTCTCTTCGTCTACCGACTTCTGCGTGGCGGGAGCGAAGGCCGCCAGCGAGAACTGGTCTATGCACTCTATGGCATGATCTTCCTGGCGATCTTTCTCGGCTCCAGCTTTGTAATCGCCTTGAAGGAAGGACCCGTGACGTATCGTTTCTTTCTTCCGGCCGCGGTACTGCTCTCGCTGCCAGTTGCCGAATCGGCAAGCCGCAATTTCCCATCCCATAAGGTCCTCGTGTCGATCGCCGTGGCGGTCTTTCTCCTCGCCTCGAGCACGGCGACCGGACTGGGCGCGACTCGCGAAATGCTCCGGAAGAAACCTTTTTCGAACGACTTCGGCTATCAGGTCTGGGGGCTTCTCTCGCATCGAAAGTACGAGCGCAATCTCGGCGAGGCATTGGCCGAGACTCGCGTCGTGCCGGAACTGATGCCGCGCCTGATCATGGTTCGAGGAATCGCCTGGGGAGTCGCCTTTCGCTTCGAGCAAGATGGCCGAGAAGAATCTGTCCTCAAGGCATTTGATGAGGCTGAGAAGCAGGAAATCAAGGCGCTTATCGGAGGTTATGAATGGACCGCGGAAACTCGCATGCGTGGTGTCGCGGAAAAAATAATCGCTGGTGAGCAACCCCCCGAAGGCCCACTGGTTCTGGCTCGAAACCGCTGGCTTTTGAGCTTCGTCGCCGAGGAGAGGGCCAAGCGAGGCCTGCAACCGCCCCCCCGAAACTGGAAGCCCGTGAAAGCCTACGCGCCAGAGGCTCAATAG
- a CDS encoding isocitrate lyase/PEP mutase family protein → MTMQPTSSEPRSPAATVRALLAEDRPLVMGGFYDGVSARLVNKAGFPITFMGGYAVAASLLGEPDIGILGQAEMVATVQRLCPHVVAPVLVDADTGYGGTAEARKTAELYAAAGAAGLFLEDQVWPKRCGHMAGKEVVPADEWLEKLAAVLEVRSQTDLFVVARTDARAPAGLQEALARGKAARDLGVDAVFVEAPQSVEELDRIAEAIPGPKIANMVEFGKTPLLPPDELHARGFDLIVYPVAAVLAQAKAVEGIYATLMAAGTTEGSSQELYNFGEFNDLMGLATHRRAESESSDP, encoded by the coding sequence ATGACGATGCAGCCTACCTCTTCCGAGCCCCGCTCTCCGGCGGCAACCGTGCGGGCCTTGCTGGCCGAGGACCGTCCTCTGGTGATGGGTGGTTTTTATGACGGGGTTTCCGCGCGTCTGGTGAACAAGGCTGGGTTTCCGATCACTTTCATGGGCGGATACGCGGTGGCGGCATCGCTGTTGGGTGAACCGGATATCGGAATCCTCGGCCAGGCGGAGATGGTCGCGACGGTCCAAAGGCTTTGTCCTCATGTTGTGGCTCCGGTTCTGGTGGACGCGGACACCGGCTATGGCGGCACCGCCGAGGCCCGGAAGACCGCAGAACTCTATGCCGCCGCCGGCGCGGCCGGTCTCTTTCTCGAAGATCAGGTCTGGCCGAAACGATGCGGACATATGGCCGGTAAGGAAGTTGTGCCGGCTGACGAATGGCTGGAGAAACTTGCGGCTGTTCTCGAGGTTCGCTCGCAAACCGATCTTTTCGTCGTGGCGAGGACGGATGCGCGGGCACCGGCCGGCTTGCAGGAGGCTCTGGCTCGAGGAAAAGCGGCTCGAGACCTCGGGGTGGATGCGGTCTTTGTGGAAGCGCCGCAATCTGTCGAAGAATTGGACAGGATCGCCGAGGCGATCCCCGGTCCCAAAATTGCCAATATGGTGGAATTCGGCAAGACCCCACTTCTGCCTCCCGACGAACTCCACGCGCGCGGTTTTGATCTGATCGTCTACCCGGTAGCGGCCGTGTTGGCTCAGGCCAAAGCTGTCGAGGGGATCTACGCTACCTTGATGGCCGCGGGGACCACGGAGGGGTCGTCGCAGGAACTTTATAATTTTGGCGAGTTCAACGATTTGATGGGTCTGGCAACGCATCGCAGAGCTGAATCTGAAAGCAGCGATCCCTGA
- a CDS encoding HAD family hydrolase: MQPSEQATKHPFVFLDRDGTLVEEVYYGHKLEDYALIPGAIESLQRFRDAGFRLAIVTNQSGLGRGIFGIEDYEIFHGQLLSDLENAGLEIVETYMCPHAPDEACVCRKPLPTSLFHARDNHQADIEASWVIGDHVKDVETAANAGARGILLLTGHGEEEVAKLGNVPHDAVVQDITAAANHILQT, from the coding sequence ATGCAGCCATCGGAACAAGCGACAAAACATCCCTTTGTCTTTCTCGACCGGGATGGAACCCTCGTCGAGGAAGTCTATTATGGGCATAAACTCGAAGACTATGCGCTGATTCCCGGGGCGATCGAGTCCCTGCAAAGGTTCCGAGATGCCGGATTCCGCCTCGCGATCGTGACAAACCAGAGTGGGCTCGGGCGCGGCATTTTCGGCATCGAAGACTATGAAATTTTCCATGGCCAGCTGCTTTCCGATCTCGAGAACGCAGGTCTGGAAATCGTCGAAACCTATATGTGCCCGCATGCCCCCGACGAAGCCTGCGTCTGTCGCAAGCCGCTGCCGACTTCGCTTTTCCATGCCAGAGACAACCATCAGGCAGATATCGAGGCGTCGTGGGTGATCGGGGATCACGTAAAAGACGTGGAAACAGCTGCGAATGCTGGCGCTCGCGGCATCCTTCTTCTGACTGGGCACGGGGAGGAGGAGGTGGCGAAACTGGGCAACGTCCCGCACGATGCCGTCGTCCAGGATATAACCGCCGCCGCCAACCATATTTTACAAACCTGA